From a region of the Bradyrhizobium diazoefficiens genome:
- a CDS encoding TrmJ/YjtD family RNA methyltransferase, whose product MSGTDKSKAGLSLDGPIVILVEPQLGENIGMAARAMGNFALGALRIVNPRDGWPNIAAQRAAAGADHILEKAELFGTVEEAVADLDLLFATTARPHDQAKPVVGPEAAAAEISGHVATGGRCGILFGRERWGLTNEEVGLSNRIITFPVNPGFASLNLAQAVLLVGYEWFKRATSGELPHAMPERSERASQHQMQAFFDNLVRELDKVEFLRPAEKRDTMLVNLRNIFTRMEPTKQDMHTLHGVVMAIAEGRKGPAKGGVLDGEQATRLRALLAEHGQGGGVPDSGATVRGLARLLRRNPTDAERLLWQALTRDRRFAGQFKRQTPVGRHIPDFVSFPHRIAIELVNPGEGETIAADRAARRAWLGARDYRVLEIRAADVERDLEAELARLQGMIEVGA is encoded by the coding sequence ATGTCGGGGACTGACAAGAGCAAGGCGGGGCTTTCCCTCGACGGTCCCATCGTGATCCTGGTCGAGCCGCAGCTCGGCGAGAACATCGGCATGGCCGCGCGTGCCATGGGCAACTTCGCGCTTGGTGCGCTGCGTATCGTCAACCCCCGCGACGGCTGGCCCAACATCGCCGCCCAGCGTGCCGCCGCCGGCGCCGACCACATTCTGGAAAAGGCCGAATTGTTTGGCACGGTGGAAGAGGCCGTCGCCGATCTCGACCTGCTGTTCGCCACCACCGCGCGCCCCCACGACCAGGCCAAGCCGGTGGTCGGGCCGGAAGCCGCCGCGGCCGAGATCTCCGGGCATGTCGCGACCGGGGGCAGGTGCGGCATCCTGTTCGGCCGGGAGCGCTGGGGGCTGACCAACGAGGAGGTCGGGCTCTCCAACCGCATCATCACCTTCCCGGTCAATCCGGGCTTTGCCTCGCTCAATCTCGCCCAGGCGGTGCTGCTGGTCGGCTATGAATGGTTCAAGCGGGCGACCTCAGGCGAGCTGCCGCACGCCATGCCGGAACGCTCCGAGCGGGCCTCACAGCACCAGATGCAGGCGTTCTTCGACAATCTCGTGCGCGAGCTCGACAAGGTGGAATTTTTGCGCCCCGCCGAGAAGCGCGACACCATGCTGGTGAACTTGCGCAACATCTTCACCCGGATGGAGCCGACCAAGCAGGACATGCACACCCTGCACGGCGTGGTGATGGCGATCGCGGAAGGCCGCAAGGGCCCGGCCAAAGGCGGCGTGCTCGACGGCGAGCAGGCGACGCGCCTGCGTGCGCTGCTGGCCGAGCACGGGCAGGGCGGCGGCGTTCCCGACAGCGGCGCGACCGTGCGCGGCCTCGCCCGCCTGCTCCGCCGCAACCCGACCGACGCCGAGCGCCTGCTCTGGCAGGCCCTGACCCGCGACCGCCGCTTCGCCGGCCAGTTCAAGCGGCAGACCCCCGTGGGCCGGCACATCCCGGATTTCGTCTCTTTCCCGCACCGGATCGCAATCGAGCTGGTGAATCCGGGCGAGGGTGAGACCATCGCCGCGGATCGGGCGGCGCGGCGGGCGTGGCTGGGGGCGCGCGACTATCGGGTGTTGGAGATCCGGGCGGCGGATGTGGAGCGCGATCTCGAGGCGGAGCTGGCGCGGCTGCAGGGGATGATCGAGGTGGGCGCGTAG